The DNA segment GAGCTCGATTTGTTTTTAAAACATTTCCTAAAGTGAAACAGCTTAATCCCGATTTAAGTTCACACGCCTTTTTGAAATACTCAATTGCGCTATCAATTTGTTTTGTATCTAACAAGTAGCTAGCAAATAATCCACAACCTATTGAATCGCGAAGTTCACACGCACGTTTTGCAAGTTTCTCACCTGCTTGGATATCTGCACGTAAGAAAGCCAAATTTGCGGCACCACCACAGCCATTGCCATTGTCGCTACTACAAGCTTTAAGCATGTACTCTTCTGCTAATACCATGGAACCTTCATCATAATAATACTGACCAAGCCCCGCACAACCCTCGCCATTGCCCAACTGACATGAAGTTTCTAAAGCCTTTGCTTGGCCTCTTTTGTCTTTTAACTCAGATAAAATAATACTTAATTGATTGCACCCTTTAGCTTGTTTGAGTTCACATGCTTTGTTGAAAAACTTTTGAGCTCGTAACTGATTATTTGAAAGCACATCAGTTTGCCCGAGTTCTAAACAAGCCTCTGCTGAGTCATACTCACACCCAGAAGATATTAATCCCATTGCGATTTCAGAATTACGTGGATGTTTTAGAGAAAGCTGGTAGCAAGAAGGGCCATATTTTTTATCACAGGCTTCTTTAAAATAGCTTTGTGCTTTGCTTTCATCACTGAGTTTTGTGTATATAAGGCCCACGTCATGACAGGCGCCGTTAAGATTTTGCTTACAAGCTTTTTCAAAATATACTAAGGCATCAGAGTATTTTTCTAGTTTTACTTGATCATAGCCTAATTGCTGACAATGAGTAGCACTTCCGGTTGTACATCTGAGTGATTTATTTGTAGCGCCAATCCAAATCACACCAACCAATAATGCAATCACTACTGAGCCGTCACGTAGTAAACGTTTAATTCTTATGTGTTTAGGAATTGGCACAATCATAGTAGGCGGTGTTGCAACCTCATTGAGTCTCGAAAGTCTTCGTCTATCAAAATCTGGATGCGTAAACAGAGGCACCCAATCGTTAATAAATGAATCAAAAACAAAATGACTTTTTCCAAATTTCTTATTTTTTAATGATTCTGTAACATATTTTGAAGAAAATGGACCTTGAATTTTTTCTCCAGGAATTCCAATAAAATAATTACCTGATTCATTTGAGGCAGGTGCCTCAGGTAAATGCGATGAACCAAGTGTAGCCTTTATACTTTGATAGAGAACATCAAGTTGGCTGAGTGTTTTCCAGTTTGACTCACCCTTTTTGAGAACAAAGGTTCCTCGATGAATAGTTCCCACTCTGATGAGCTCAACTATTTCATCAAAACTGAGTGGTCCTACTGCCTGGCCATTTGATAAATAAAAATATTCTTGGTTTTTCATCAGAACCCCGTTGATAAACTCCACGTTACTGTTTGATCTTGCAATTGATAATTGAGTATTGATTTAACTTGTTCACCAAATTCTAACTGTATATCAGAGCGTTTTGTCAAATTTTGATAGGTCATCTGTAAACCATGAGCATAAAAACGAGTTTGCTCTATACCTACGTTTATACTTGATGGTCTGCGTTGCGCTTGCGATGGATCAACAGCTTTACTATTACCCGTTGTTACGACTGTAGTTTCTTTTGACGGCGCAGCATTGACTTCTCCGGTACTGGGTAATTCCAAAGTAAGTAGATTATTTTTTATTTTGTCTTCTATTTTTGTAATCGGGGCTTTTCTTTCTTCAATGAAAAAATTTAACCAATTCATGGTCATTTTTTCTGCTGCAGAGTAAACGGTATCTCCACCACCAACTCCTTGCATGGCTCGAGTTAAACCACTTTTTTCTTCATTCTTTTGGAATTGTTCTTGTGATTGCAGATACTCAGCATGAAGTTTTTCATAAGTCTCACCGAGTTGTTTCTTTTTTGGTATTGAGGCAGGCTTTCGATCTTGATTAAGTTGCATATAGAAATTGTCTAGTTTGTATAATTGTTTGATTGAGATTTTTTTTATTTTGTCACGCACCCATGCCGTGCTGGATACCAAAAGCAGTGCGGAAATCACAATTAATAGTGACTTATTATTCATCTCATTCTCCTGCCTACCTTTCGGTATTCCATGGGGAATTGATGAATTTATTAATAAAATCTTAATCTAAAATTTTGAGATGTGACTTGAAATACAGACTTTAGTCTAATTACAAAAGGACAGGTGACATTAAAGACTTACCAAAACCTCGGAACAATCCACCTAACCCCATAAGTATATCTTTTGTTGTTTGGTTGTACGCCAACAGGAATTCGTTCTAACTGCGAATAAGTCATATCACCTGTGATTTTACTAATCGCACCATAAAAATAAAATTGGTTATTGGTCATTGGCCAAATAATCTTACCCATATCGGCTTCAACTTTCATTTCTTTTTGAAAATAATTTTCATAAAGTTGAAAATACCCATTATCTGAGTGACTGACTTCTCTTTTTCTCCCTACAGAACGTGAACTAGCAAGAAAGCTAACAGCGCGATAAAGATTAACTTCAGCCATGATGGATTTTGAAGTGTCCACTGAAAATAAACTCTCGTTCTTTTCTAGTTCACAACTTTTACAGTTAGGATTTGTTTTATGAATTTCTTGAGAAATGTGTGTGTTTTTATCAATATCTCTTTGTTGCAGCCCAGACCATGAACCAAGGCCTACTCGAGCAACAAACTTTATTTGAAAATTCGACGCTGCCGATTCTAGTTTAAGTCTAAATGAGCCTGATACAACTTCATAATAATTCGAGCTTACTCCCGGCTGAAGTACGTCATGTTGAAAAGTGAGAAAACGTGCTCCGAAACCATTTTCAACATCAGGAGATATGACTTCATAAATTGCTAATTCAAATGACGTTAAATCAATTTTATCGCCGAGCCTGGAATTATAAACATCTAAGATAAGAGAGGTGTTTAAAAAACGCTCTGCTCCCATTACCCCTAAACTATCTAATGCTTGATAGCCAACTTTGCTTAATTCAATTCTTAATGATGGGTTATTATTATCATGGGAAATCTTTTGACTGACTTTTGAAACTGCTATTCTAACTCTTTCATAAAATTCATCAGGGTCAATTAAGATGTCACTGGCAAATACACCATTTGGAATGAACAAAAGTGCTAATAAACTAAATAAAAAACGATTCATCTGAGCAATTCTCCCTGACATGCCTTTGAAAGCAAGAGCAAGAGCAAGAGAAGTGCCAGAAAAAACACATCTATTTCAAATATTTAAGTTAATTGTAGTACTAGTTTTTCAGCACAGGGTGATAATTTCAATTCACTATGAAAAGCGTGCCTGGTATCACGTAGAAAGTGATGTCCGATAATGGCCAGATTTTAGAACAAGGATGTGTTACTCATAATATCGAAATTTCACGGAGATTCAGTGGCCAACAGAGATCTAGTTTATTATGCAGCCCTCTTAAGACGAGACCCTCTATATGATGGTTGATTTTTTGTTGGTGTTAGTACTACAGGTATTTATTGTAGATCTATTTGCCCTGCACGCAAACCTAAGTACGAAAATGTACGATTTTTTATGACAACTCATGAAGCTGAATTGGCTGGATACCGCGCTTGTAAAAGATGCCGACCAGAAAGTGCTCCTGGCACACCTGCGTGGAAAGGAACTTTAGCCCATGTTTCACGCGCGCTAAAACTTATAACGCAAAGTTCTCCTAAATCGCTTAAAATAAATCAATTAGCAAATCGACTTGGCACAAGTGATCGTCATTTAAGGCGCCTTTTTGCAAGACATGTAGGTCTGTCGCCACAAGCAGTAATCATGAATAATAAACTTAACACTGCTCAAAAACTAATATGTCAAACATCTGAACCACTATCAAAAATAGCCTTCACAGCTGGTTTTAATTCAATAAGACGCTTTAATGACGCTATAAAAAAACGTTTTGGATTATCGCCCACAAAACTTCGATCGCAAAAAGAAGGAAATACAACCTCATGAAACTTTTTTTTAAGTATTATCAAAGTCCAATCGGTAAATTAAAACTCATCGCAAGTACCAAAGGGCTATTTGCAATCTTGTGGCCCAACGATAACGATGCCAGAATTAAATTAAGCGTTGCCATTGAAGATAATAGTCATCACGTATTAAAAGTGACTGAAAAACAGTTAACACAATACTTTAATGGGAAAAGAAAAGCATTTGATCTTCCCCTGGATTTACAGGGCACAGGATTTCAAAAATCTGCATGGCGCGCCTTATTAAAAATTCCGTACGGGAAAACTTGGTCTTACAAAAAACAAGCAGAATTGATAGGCGATTTTAAAAAAGCTCGAGCAGTAGGTGCAGCCAACGGTCGTAATCCAATTTCTATAGTAATTCCTTGTCACCGTGTTATCGGAAGTAACGGTGAGCTCACAGGTTTTGCTGCTGGGTTAAAAACAAAAAAATTCTTATTGGAATTAGAAGAGAAAATTAATCAAGAATGAGATTCACAAATTTTAGATAACGAAATTCATGACACGCATGTGGAAATGGATGATCTATCCCCTGCCCTGAAACTCTTAAAATTTGCCCCCGACGACGTGCCAGTGAAAGTGTTTCGTCAATAATTTCAAAAAAATCATTAAAAGTAATATGGCTCGAACAAGAACTAAGCGAAAGCATCCCTTGAGATTTTACACGACCTGCTGCTAGTGAGAAAACTTCAATATACTTAGCTTTTGCTAAATCTTTTTGATTTTCTGAATGGCTCATCGACGGCGGGTCTACGATGATGTGATCCCATAATTCTTTTTCACCCTTTAGATACTCAAATACATCAACAATTAAACCTTGATAAATTGAAGCTTTAAGTTTATTTAGCTCCCAATTTTCTTGTGACAAACTAATTGCACCTTTTGATACATCAACACTTGTAACTTTGCTTGCTGATCCAAGACCTGCATAAATAGAAAAACCACCTGAATAACTAAAAAGATTTAAAACTGACTTATTATTACTTACACTTCGAATATAATTTCGATTATCTCGTTGATCTAAAAAAAATCCGGTTTTTTGACCTTTTTCTAAATTTACTTTAAATTGGGCACCATTTTCTTTAATAATGATTTCATTTTCAAATTTTTCACCACCAAGGTGCTCAATTGTCTTTTCTGTATTTCTTCTAGTTTTTTCTATTACTGATTTACAAACACCATTTGATAATAGCCATTTTGATATCAATTGTTTATCCCAAAATTCTCCTGGGCCTTGACCGTCAAATTGCAAAACGGCCACTGAGTCATAGACATCGCAAATAAGACCTGGCAACAAATCACCCTCACCATTAAAAAGTCTAAAGGCATTTGTTTGATCAGATTTTACCGATCGACGTAAATGCAGCGCTTGTTTAAATCGATTTTCAAACAATCTATCATAGGGCGGCATTTTTTCTGTACTCAAAACCCGTAGAGAAAGTGGCCCATGGGGATCATACAATGCCCAGCATAACTCACCCTTAGAATCACTCACTTGGCAAAGCTGAGCTTGAGTTATGCCCGTAGGCACAGTGATCGCTTCTTTATATACCCATGGATGTCCGCGCAAAATGGACCGTCGCAAATTGCGATTTAATTTAATTTTGATTCGAGCCATGCGTTAGAATCTCAACCCGCTCTACGACGAGACGCCTTCAAATTAATTTTTTTCACATACGATGAAGTGTTTACCGGAGAATGCACATTCATAAATTTTGAAAATGCATGAGTATAAGGTGGTTTTTGATAATGCTTCAGATCCGGTTTTTCATTATGCTCTTTTTTTTCTGTGTGCACTTTAGGCACTAGTTTTAAATGCCTCTTAATTTGACCTGTTTTCTTAACTGATTTTGCTTTTGAATTGGTTTTTACACCTTTGGTTGCTTTAGACATTAACGTACTCCTTTGTTAGTGATTCATCTCTATCGGCAAAACCAGACAAAAGTTGAGTCGCCTAAAAGTTCGACGTTTTATCAATAAATTGTATTAAATTTCAACGTTTCCAGAGTATTACAGCAACCATTGAAGCCACAGCTTTTGTGATATTAGTCATGTAATCAAAATGAATCCTATCAACTTTGTCACAAGCTTTGTGGTAACAGGGATTGCTGTCTCCACCAAAAAAGTTCTGTGAAATAACAACAGCTGGAATATTTTTGCTCCAAAATGATGCGTGATCACTTCGATCAGTACACGCAGAGGTTCTTTTTAATGGCAATGCAAGTTCTGTAATAGCCGTCACAAGCATGGCTGAAAATGGTTTTGAATCCGCACGGTCGCAATCAATCACATGAAATGCTCCATCGCGTCTGTTATTAAAACCTGTCATCTCTAAATTTACATCTAAAAGTATAGTTTCAAAAGACTGCAATGTGTTCACATAATTTCGTGAGCCCACTAAACCATTTTCTTCTTGGTCAAAACCCACAATTCTAAGAGTGTATTTAATCTCAGATTTTGCAAGTGCATGGGCAATAGCCAAGGCTGAAATAGTTCCCGTACCATTATCATCTGCTCCGGAGTTATGCATGCTATCAATGTGCGATGAGATAATTACAACTTTTGAAGTATCTAACCCTTTTTTCTCAGCAATAAAGTTTATACCTGTTGCGGAATAACTATGAGTCGTTGTTATATAACCGATTTTTGCATATTCAAGTGCAAGATATTTACGAGCCAATTCTCGACCAGCATTACTTCCCCGCTCAGAAATTATAGCCTGAACTCCATTAATTAATATCGGTGAAGCCCCTGAAAATTCCATGAGTTTTGTTTTTAAAAAATCAGGGTCAATATTAATTCTAGGAAATTCACTGTGTGGGTCTTCACCAAAAATCGGTGCCACTTGATGAGGGCGAAATGATTGAAAAGCGCTTTGATCTGTAGACCAATCAAGGGTTGCAAGGGTTGCATGGCTTGCAAAAATGTTGTTCGTTGTTAGCGTACATAGAATTATCAACAAACTTATTAGGTACTTAAAATTTTTTATTTCCAACCCCTTGTTTCTAGCTGAAATTTATCCCCTACTCATACCTGAGAACCCTATTTTACAAGTATACATTTGGCAAGAATTGCCTCGAATAATCGACTCATTCTCATTTGAGAAATGATTTTTTGCTGCTCTGAGTAAATAATTTAGGAGTTTCATATTTTTAGCTAATAAGAAACAATTTATATGTCAGTCTTGAATTTAGCGCGAGGGCCTAGTTCCATGCAA comes from the Oligoflexia bacterium genome and includes:
- a CDS encoding GYF domain-containing protein, with amino-acid sequence MKNQEYFYLSNGQAVGPLSFDEIVELIRVGTIHRGTFVLKKGESNWKTLSQLDVLYQSIKATLGSSHLPEAPASNESGNYFIGIPGEKIQGPFSSKYVTESLKNKKFGKSHFVFDSFINDWVPLFTHPDFDRRRLSRLNEVATPPTMIVPIPKHIRIKRLLRDGSVVIALLVGVIWIGATNKSLRCTTGSATHCQQLGYDQVKLEKYSDALVYFEKACKQNLNGACHDVGLIYTKLSDESKAQSYFKEACDKKYGPSCYQLSLKHPRNSEIAMGLISSGCEYDSAEACLELGQTDVLSNNQLRAQKFFNKACELKQAKGCNQLSIILSELKDKRGQAKALETSCQLGNGEGCAGLGQYYYDEGSMVLAEEYMLKACSSDNGNGCGGAANLAFLRADIQAGEKLAKRACELRDSIGCGLFASYLLDTKQIDSAIEYFKKACELKSGLSCFTLGNVLKTNRAPSSEINGAFEKACISNKKYCGKNK
- a CDS encoding helix-turn-helix domain-containing protein, which translates into the protein MAGYRACKRCRPESAPGTPAWKGTLAHVSRALKLITQSSPKSLKINQLANRLGTSDRHLRRLFARHVGLSPQAVIMNNKLNTAQKLICQTSEPLSKIAFTAGFNSIRRFNDAIKKRFGLSPTKLRSQKEGNTTS
- a CDS encoding methylated-DNA--[protein]-cysteine S-methyltransferase, which gives rise to MKLFFKYYQSPIGKLKLIASTKGLFAILWPNDNDARIKLSVAIEDNSHHVLKVTEKQLTQYFNGKRKAFDLPLDLQGTGFQKSAWRALLKIPYGKTWSYKKQAELIGDFKKARAVGAANGRNPISIVIPCHRVIGSNGELTGFAAGLKTKKFLLELEEKINQE
- a CDS encoding class I SAM-dependent rRNA methyltransferase, with the protein product MARIKIKLNRNLRRSILRGHPWVYKEAITVPTGITQAQLCQVSDSKGELCWALYDPHGPLSLRVLSTEKMPPYDRLFENRFKQALHLRRSVKSDQTNAFRLFNGEGDLLPGLICDVYDSVAVLQFDGQGPGEFWDKQLISKWLLSNGVCKSVIEKTRRNTEKTIEHLGGEKFENEIIIKENGAQFKVNLEKGQKTGFFLDQRDNRNYIRSVSNNKSVLNLFSYSGGFSIYAGLGSASKVTSVDVSKGAISLSQENWELNKLKASIYQGLIVDVFEYLKGEKELWDHIIVDPPSMSHSENQKDLAKAKYIEVFSLAAGRVKSQGMLSLSSCSSHITFNDFFEIIDETLSLARRRGQILRVSGQGIDHPFPHACHEFRYLKFVNLILD
- a CDS encoding M28 family peptidase → MIILCTLTTNNIFASHATLATLDWSTDQSAFQSFRPHQVAPIFGEDPHSEFPRINIDPDFLKTKLMEFSGASPILINGVQAIISERGSNAGRELARKYLALEYAKIGYITTTHSYSATGINFIAEKKGLDTSKVVIISSHIDSMHNSGADDNGTGTISALAIAHALAKSEIKYTLRIVGFDQEENGLVGSRNYVNTLQSFETILLDVNLEMTGFNNRRDGAFHVIDCDRADSKPFSAMLVTAITELALPLKRTSACTDRSDHASFWSKNIPAVVISQNFFGGDSNPCYHKACDKVDRIHFDYMTNITKAVASMVAVILWKR